The genomic DNA AATTTACAACTTCATTTATAGCTGCTATTTATATTGGTATTTTTGAGATGGGAATAACTTTTATATTATGGATGATGGCTTTACAAATGGCAACCAGAACCGATAAAATTAGTATTTATATCTTTTTATCGCCCTTTATATCGTTAATTTTTATTACTACTATTTTAGGCGAAAAGATAACTATTTATGCATTCTTAGGTTTTATATTTATTGCCTTAGGAATTTTGATGTCTAAATGGAAAGAAATTACTACTTTTGAACGTGGCAAACAACGATAAAATAATATTAGGCATTGATCCTGGAACACTTATTATGGGCTATGGTTTAATATGCCTTCAAGCCACAAAAACAAGCTTAATAACTTTAGGTGTTATAGAGTTACGCAAATATCCCGACCATTTCGAACGGTTACAACATATTTTTAGCAGAGTAGATATGCTAATTCGTGAGTTTAAACCACAAGAGCTTGCGATAGAAGCACCATTCTATGGGAAAAATGTACAGTCGATGCTGAAACTAGGTAGGGCTCAAGGAATTGCT from Bacteroidales bacterium includes the following:
- the ruvC gene encoding crossover junction endodeoxyribonuclease RuvC, yielding MANNDKIILGIDPGTLIMGYGLICLQATKTSLITLGVIELRKYPDHFERLQHIFSRVDMLIREFKPQELAIEAPFYGKNVQSMLKLGRAQGIAMAAALSHQMKVFEYSPRKIKQSLTGNGNASKEQVAAMIQKILHFEDMPKYLDATDALAVAVCHSYQNLLSDNEKKPRSWKDFIQKNKDRLA